Within Montipora foliosa isolate CH-2021 chromosome 3, ASM3666993v2, whole genome shotgun sequence, the genomic segment TCTATAActtttatatatacatttttattattactgggaatagttttttagatttgtgattgttttatttacttatagatatatttgtaaacagttttattcgaattaaaaataaagttatccatattaatactaataataataataataacatgtgcatatatatttttgtttttttgtttttgtttgcttgtgtaaatgaacaatgaacttgaactgttttttataattggaacagaatatttaattttatgttgttaataatttctgtattaactgactgattttcaataaaggtttttctattattaaaaaaaaataaaaataaaaattattattattattattattattattattattattattattattattacccccCACTAACAAGTTTTTTCCAATATCCCCAGTTTCTCGCACAGACACAAACTTTGAGAGGCAAAGAGATTTGCTGCAACATAAAGGGGGAATGGTGGCCTGCTTGGTTGAGCAACTACAAAAAAAAGAGCTTCAACAAGAAATTGGTCGAACACAGTTGCAGGAAAAGGAAGAGCAAAccagagagaaagaaaacgacaaagcAAATTTGCAGAGACAACTAGAGGTtttgcagcagcaattaagggAAAAGGAGCAATGCTTGGATAATTACCAAGCTCAATTGGAAGAAACAAATTTGAGGGAGACAAACTTAATTCAGCAACTACAAGAAAAAGAGCTTCAACGAGAAAATTGTCAAAGACAGTTGCAGGAGATGGAAGAGCAAATCAGAGAGAAAGAAGACAACAAAGCAAATTCGGGAAGACAACTAAGGGAGATGGCACAGAGTTTTGAAGAACGAATgggagaaaaagaagaagaaaaaacaaaccttGAAACGCAGTTGCGGATGAAAAACCAACATAAAGGGGGAATGGTGGCCTGCTTGGTTGAGCAACTACAAAAAAAAGAGCTTCAACAAGAAATTGGTCGAACACAGTTGCAGGAAAAGGAAGAGCAAAccagagagaaagaaaacgacaaagcAAATTTGCAGAGACAACTAGAGGTtttgcagcagcaattaagggAAAAGGAGCAATGCTTGGATAATTACCAAGCTCAATTGGAAGAAAGAAATTTGAGGGAGACAAACTTAATTCAGCAACTACAAGAAAAAGAGCTTCAACGAGAAAATTGTCAAAGACAGTTGCAGGAGATGGAAGAGCAAATCAGAGAGAAAGAAGACAACAAAGCAAATTCGGGAAGACAACTAAGGGAGATGGCACAGAGTTTTGAAGAACGAATgggagaaaaagaagaagaaaaaacaaaccttGAAACGCAGTTGCGGATGAAAAACCAACATAAAGGGGGAATGGTGGCCTGCTTGGTTGAGCAACTACAAGAAAAAGAGCTTCAACAAGAAATTGGTCGAACACAGTTGCAGGAAAAGGAAGAGCAAAccagagagaaagaaaacgacaaagcAAATTTGCAGAGACAACTAGAGGTtttgcagcagcaattaagggAAAAGGAGCAATGCTTGGATAATTACCAAGCTCAATTGGAAGAAACAAATTTGAGGGAGACAAACTTAATTCAGCAACTACAAGAAAAAGAGCTTCAACGAGAAAATTGTCAAAGACAGTTGCAGGAGATGGAAGAGCAAATCAGAGAGAAAGAAGACAACAAAGCAAATTCGGGAAGACAACTAAGGGAGATGGCACAGAGTTTTGAAGAACGAATgggagaaaaagaagaagaaaaaacaaaccttGAAACGCAGTTGCGGATGAAAAACCAACAGTTAAGTGAGCTAGAGACAAGCCTTTCAGCAGCTCAGCAAATGATTATTGAACTGCGACAGGAATCTTGTGATTGGGTCATTTCCCGTGATGAAATCCAGGTGAAAGATAAATCCTTGGGCAAGGGAGGCTGGGGAAGTGTCAACGAGGCAACATATTGTGGCTGTAAAGTAGCTGTGAAGCAAATCCATGAACTGATTCTCTCACCTCACAACAGACGTTTGTTTGAGAGAGAAATGTACATTGCTTCAAGATGCCGTCATCCTTGCTTGTTGCAGTTTATTGGAGCAACAAATGATGAAGGAAGTCCTTTGTTTGTCACTGAGCTCATGGAATTGAGCTTGCGAGCTTTACTGGAGCAACGCCAACTCACGGAAACACAAATATCTGTAATTTCTTTGGATATATCTCGAGCGCTTAACTATCTTCACCACATGAAACCTCCCATCGTTCATAGGGATGTCAGTAGTGCAAACGTGTTGCTATGGCGACGGGGTGAACAGTGGAGAGGCAAATTGTCAGATTATGGCACTGCTAAATTTGTGCAACAGAACATGACAGTAGCCCCTGGCGCTTTGATTTACAGTGCACCAGAGGCAGTGTCTTCAAATCAAACATCCAAGGTTAGTTTTTTAATTGATAGACATATTTTTGTATACCCGTCATTACAATGGGCTATAATTTCTATGACTTTAGGGAGGGTCTATTGGATGGTGATTTCCTATTAAACTTCACACACGGAAATATCCTAGAGACCCTTTCTCTAGTTAGGGTGTTTTGATGTTTGGTGGATGAAATTCAGTTTTCAAGATACTACATGTAACAATACGATGCAATAACTTTATTAAGACAGAGAGACGCAATTGAACTTTCCCAGTTTTCAAATTTACGGCCCTCTAGCTAtgccacagaggacagaccacaccTGACTGGGGACTCAGTGTCCTACTCTgcgcgaatagtgtgtgggtacTTTtgcgtcccacagggttatggaCATTGAAGGGTTTTGAGACGAGGCCTACTGTTCATCGTCCTTATCCATGAAGATTAGAGAGTCGAACCATTTCAAAATGTCGTTAATAAGGTAgtactttcttctcagttatttcaagagcctgagtgttggtccggccggagagTTTTTTTATCCCCTATCTCCCGCACAGTAGTCcgatgcttaaccaactgagctaaccGGTCGCCGTTAAGCACAGTCCTCTCACAATAATTATAACCCGTCTCACTGCTGGTATTGTAAGAGAAATTACTGTTTCTTTTCTCAGGTTGATGTGTATAGCTTTGGTGTTCTTCTGTGTGAAATGTACATTCGGGAAATGCCAGATCCCGAGAGACGTGAAGAACAAGTTCTCCTTGTAAGAAACCGTTTCTTTCGGAATCTGGTGCGGCAATGCCTACAGGCCGACCCTGCTACGAGACCAGACATGGCACAGATTATCCAGCAATTGGAACAGTTTTATGGAACTGATGATCGGCTGAACTAACACCtgaaatcatttaaaaattattccaaTCCATGCATCGTTTCCCTGGGAATTTCGCTTCCCACACAACTTTtacagcttggcaacacttgatgcaatcagtttccacattaggtcatacggtatataAGCTGATAaacgagattgagtgaaccaatcagaaagctataATCAATATCGCAATATCCCAGGTCTAAAATTTAATGAGATATAGAACAGAATAACATTAGAATGCATTGGAATTGATTTTATTCGAAGTACAGGTTTCACGAGGGAAACGAAAGTCATAAGAAATGTGATATAATAGGATTAGTGAACAAGTAATTTTATATTAGATAATGTTGTGGTAATGAACTTGGTACAAATAATTGGGTAAGAAAGGGAATAGAGCGGGAAAAAATCCTAGAGTAAGGAAAAAAGCTAAGGGATTAGAAGTGAACGtttacatctacatctacatgttccagcactcggcaaaatCCCTTTTTGACTTTTTGGAGACATCACCGTCACCCGGCCACGTTTGCTGGAGAAAACAgcacagccacaacaccgggctgctactcttctcgaatagtgtgtgggttctttaacgtcccacgggGAACTTATGAActtagaagatatttgtgagacggggcctacggtttatagtccttatccgagaagacttgaaagtctaaccatttgcagaagaaattacaaaggcagaattttctcctcagttattttaaagtcCGGactgttgatccggccggggttcgaacccgcgacctcccacatgacagcccgatgctcaaccaactgagccaccggtgctcgtttttaggaagtgtcgatcgagaataaaaacAATTGCGATCAgcaaacaaa encodes:
- the LOC137996648 gene encoding uncharacterized protein isoform X1, with amino-acid sequence MASGKKFLFKNYAELVSKGRTARVTFKYVAEQDDELSLEVGAIIRNIKDVDTGWCQGELNGKTGLFPDTFVEEVDITPDVDPASDSVAGKEAKVTFDYEAHDQDELTLKLGDIVHVLGEEEQGWWRGQLGGKRGVFPSNFVEIITDNNVAKPKDTPLDPARKLSVAGKEAKVTFDYEAHDQDELTLKLGDIVHVLGEEEQGWWRGQLGGKRGVFPSNFVEIITDNNVAKPKDTPLDPARKLSGETSPLEKKTTRNEVVGGLHVNDDEESGIKRTSNFGAAAKKLPGGGMGFGNLINPKILAEKKLKKVHQDEKRENKGKTEEAFVSTTEPSKPSLVKTKTPVSSKERSAPPVALASPDESDIDATPEHTVSPVRPDKRPAHFATKEQPPSKNAVPSQPIKVVRPTPGKKPVAPQKPSLPSKKPLPLKSKKPDVAAEKPEKKVVDSGEIAGAKKGGDEAELKDEVHIKPTPDIKSENVDEVSRTDTNFERQRDLLQHKGGMVACLVEQLQKKELQQEIGRTQLQEKEEQTREKENDKANLQRQLEVLQQQLREKEQCLDNYQAQLEETNLRETNLIQQLQEKELQRENCQRQLQEMEEQIREKEDNKANSGRQLREMAQSFEERMGEKEEEKTNLETQLRMKNQHKGGMVACLVEQLQKKELQQEIGRTQLQEKEEQTREKENDKANLQRQLEVLQQQLREKEQCLDNYQAQLEERNLRETNLIQQLQEKELQRENCQRQLQEMEEQIREKEDNKANSGRQLREMAQSFEERMGEKEEEKTNLETQLRMKNQHKGGMVACLVEQLQEKELQQEIGRTQLQEKEEQTREKENDKANLQRQLEVLQQQLREKEQCLDNYQAQLEETNLRETNLIQQLQEKELQRENCQRQLQEMEEQIREKEDNKANSGRQLREMAQSFEERMGEKEEEKTNLETQLRMKNQQLSELETSLSAAQQMIIELRQESCDWVISRDEIQVKDKSLGKGGWGSVNEATYCGCKVAVKQIHELILSPHNRRLFEREMYIASRCRHPCLLQFIGATNDEGSPLFVTELMELSLRALLEQRQLTETQISVISLDISRALNYLHHMKPPIVHRDVSSANVLLWRRGEQWRGKLSDYGTAKFVQQNMTVAPGALIYSAPEAVSSNQTSKVDVYSFGVLLCEMYIREMPDPERREEQVLLVRNRFFRNLVRQCLQADPATRPDMAQIIQQLEQFYGTDDRLN
- the LOC137996648 gene encoding uncharacterized protein isoform X2 codes for the protein MSRTARVTFKYVAEQDDELSLEVGAIIRNIKDVDTGWCQGELNGKTGLFPDTFVEEVDITPDVDPASDSVAGKEAKVTFDYEAHDQDELTLKLGDIVHVLGEEEQGWWRGQLGGKRGVFPSNFVEIITDNNVAKPKDTPLDPARKLSVAGKEAKVTFDYEAHDQDELTLKLGDIVHVLGEEEQGWWRGQLGGKRGVFPSNFVEIITDNNVAKPKDTPLDPARKLSGETSPLEKKTTRNEVVGGLHVNDDEESGIKRTSNFGAAAKKLPGGGMGFGNLINPKILAEKKLKKVHQDEKRENKGKTEEAFVSTTEPSKPSLVKTKTPVSSKERSAPPVALASPDESDIDATPEHTVSPVRPDKRPAHFATKEQPPSKNAVPSQPIKVVRPTPGKKPVAPQKPSLPSKKPLPLKSKKPDVAAEKPEKKVVDSGEIAGAKKGGDEAELKDEVHIKPTPDIKSENVDEVSRTDTNFERQRDLLQHKGGMVACLVEQLQKKELQQEIGRTQLQEKEEQTREKENDKANLQRQLEVLQQQLREKEQCLDNYQAQLEETNLRETNLIQQLQEKELQRENCQRQLQEMEEQIREKEDNKANSGRQLREMAQSFEERMGEKEEEKTNLETQLRMKNQHKGGMVACLVEQLQKKELQQEIGRTQLQEKEEQTREKENDKANLQRQLEVLQQQLREKEQCLDNYQAQLEERNLRETNLIQQLQEKELQRENCQRQLQEMEEQIREKEDNKANSGRQLREMAQSFEERMGEKEEEKTNLETQLRMKNQHKGGMVACLVEQLQEKELQQEIGRTQLQEKEEQTREKENDKANLQRQLEVLQQQLREKEQCLDNYQAQLEETNLRETNLIQQLQEKELQRENCQRQLQEMEEQIREKEDNKANSGRQLREMAQSFEERMGEKEEEKTNLETQLRMKNQQLSELETSLSAAQQMIIELRQESCDWVISRDEIQVKDKSLGKGGWGSVNEATYCGCKVAVKQIHELILSPHNRRLFEREMYIASRCRHPCLLQFIGATNDEGSPLFVTELMELSLRALLEQRQLTETQISVISLDISRALNYLHHMKPPIVHRDVSSANVLLWRRGEQWRGKLSDYGTAKFVQQNMTVAPGALIYSAPEAVSSNQTSKVDVYSFGVLLCEMYIREMPDPERREEQVLLVRNRFFRNLVRQCLQADPATRPDMAQIIQQLEQFYGTDDRLN